Proteins encoded by one window of Candidatus Nitrosocosmicus hydrocola:
- a CDS encoding PadR family transcriptional regulator, whose protein sequence is MNRDGAGDCCDMRGMLGFLILFLLSKKPMHGQELAGEIANRKGEKKPSPGTIYPALKGLREAGFIVEEKDGKTIVYSLTERGENALKLAKRKFVKTFFGIFPD, encoded by the coding sequence ATGAATAGAGACGGTGCGGGTGATTGTTGCGATATGAGAGGAATGCTGGGTTTTCTCATTCTTTTCTTGCTATCCAAAAAGCCAATGCATGGACAAGAACTAGCAGGAGAAATAGCCAATAGAAAGGGCGAAAAAAAGCCTAGTCCTGGGACCATATATCCCGCTCTTAAGGGTCTAAGGGAAGCAGGATTTATAGTGGAAGAAAAAGATGGCAAAACTATAGTATACAGCTTGACAGAAAGAGGAGAAAACGCATTGAAATTGGCAAAGAGAAAATTTGTAAAGACTTTCTTTGGAATCTTTCCCGATTAA
- a CDS encoding DUF5320 domain-containing protein, translated as MGYSCCSSSYASRSFLTKEEKIQLLREYHQDLKKEVQGVEEKIKELEVN; from the coding sequence ATGGGTTACAGTTGCTGCAGCTCGAGTTATGCTTCAAGGAGTTTTCTCACAAAGGAAGAAAAGATTCAGTTACTAAGGGAATATCACCAAGATCTAAAAAAGGAAGTTCAGGGTGTAGAAGAGAAAATAAAGGAACTTGAGGTAAACTAG
- a CDS encoding ChaB family protein, with translation MPERKRGQNSKEGDVELSEATEKRIDSLPEHAQHIFKKAHSNAVKEYKDPRKRRGGTKEDVEEVAHKVAWAAVKKEYKKNGDKWVKK, from the coding sequence ATGCCTGAAAGAAAGAGAGGTCAAAATTCTAAAGAGGGGGATGTTGAATTATCGGAAGCTACTGAAAAAAGAATCGATAGTCTTCCTGAGCACGCTCAACATATATTTAAAAAAGCCCACAGTAACGCTGTAAAAGAATACAAAGATCCAAGGAAGAGGAGGGGAGGCACAAAAGAAGATGTCGAAGAGGTTGCTCATAAGGTTGCGTGGGCCGCAGTCAAAAAGGAATATAAAAAAAATGGAGACAAGTGGGTCAAAAAATGA